CTCGCTTTTAACGGTTATTACCGAGCTAAAATATAATCTACTACACTTAGCCTATGCACCCTAACTGTGAAAGGCAGTCAATATGGATATTGCTGTAGATGATCGCCGTGATGGCTATGACGAGTACTTTTTAAGTAACAATACCCCAATAACCTTCCCACGTATTAGCCTTGCGCTGGCGGGAGACGTACTGCATCCACCAGAGCTACCCGATGATGAAACGGTTATTCCCTATATTCACTACTCAATTGTTATGAGCAAAAGCACCAAGCAGGCGTTATATTCTGCGGCAAATGTTGATAATAACGCGCAAGTAACGATTTCGGGGAGTGCGGGCCGAAGGTGGTTTGTTGACAGCCGAATAGGTAAACAAAATCAAATTGTTAATGATGCGTACGTAGGCACGCCTTGGGATAGGGGGCATTTAACACGGCGTACAGCTGTAACATGGGGAGACTACGATACAGCATTAGCGGCAAGTAACGATAGCTGCTCGTATGCCAATGCAAGTATGCAGCATAAACGCTTTAATGAGGATGAGTGGCGTTTGCCGGAAAAAGCCATTGCAGACTTTCAATTAGCAAAACATGGCAAATTGATAGTGATGACAGGGCCCATTTTTACAACCTGTGATCGTTATTATGCAAAGCGTATTGATTGGGAGCCTGTGCGTATACCATCTGGGTTTTGGAAAACCGTAAGTTATCTTGATAATCAAACCGAACAGTTAGTAACGGCTGCGTATATTCTCTTTCAAGACATTGACACACTTAAAACTAAAAAAGGAAAGCAGCGTATTCAGTTACGTTTTTTCCGTGTGACCACAACCGAGCTGCAACTTTGGACAGGCTTAGAATTTGATCACAAAATGTTTGATAGCAACCCGCTAAAATTTTACTCAGGGCCTGAAGCCGTAAGAATAACCTCGTTAAAAGAAATGTCTGATGAAAGTGAAGCGATTCTTGCGGCAGGTATCGTTGATCAGCGCGCCATTCACGAAGCGCGTAAGAAAATGGCGCTTTCTTCGCTCTACGACTTAATTGATGAACTAAGCTGGTTTTAAATTTATAAAAAACTTATAAAAATAAGTCGATTGCAGGAAATATTTAATTTTTATACTACAGTTAATATCAGTTCGGAATTTATCGGTAAACGTGTGGTTTATTATATAAGTCAGCGCTTTATTCCGAATAAAGTCCTCAATAGGCACGTTTAAAGCACAATGCAATATTCATATGGCTGGGTTATTTAACTTAGTTGTGTGATTTAGTTTCGGGTTGTATTTGGGGCAATCCATTTGTGGCTTGGACTGGTGTTTTAACACAGAGTAAGTCTTTGAAATACATTAAAGATTTTTCGTCTTAGGCCGATAATGCACTAAGTGTATGAATTATTAGGAAGGTAGCTTAATGAAACTACTGCGTGAAATTAGCATTCAAAACCGCCTCAGGTTGAATGGCATATTGATAATAGCAGGTATGATCGCCTTACTTGGTTTGATGTTTTATAACTTAAAGCATGAAATAAACTTAGGGCAAGCGGCTAAACATATAGAACAGTTTAACAGTGAAATGTTAACGCTTAGGCGCAATGAAAAAGACTTTCTTGCACGTAAAGACTTAAAGTATCACGATTCATTTAATAAGAACTTTAAGACGCTACAAGCTGATATCGCTAAAGTTACGAAGGAACTAGATAACGTTGGGCTTGATGCTTCCGAGCTAGAAAAATTCGGAAAAGTGGTGCAAAACTATGCTAATAAATTTAACCAGCTAGTAGAAATGCAAAAAACAATCGGCCTGCACTCTAAAGATGGCTTGTATGGTGACCTACGTGGCGCTGTTCACAACGTAGAAGATTTATTAAAGCAACGAGAAAGCTATAAATTACTGGCCAACATGTTGCAGTTACGTCGTAATGAAAAAGACTTTATGCTACGTAATGACACTAAGTACTTAGATAAATTTGATTCTAACCTTGCCAAGTTTGACCAAAGCATTAAAGAAGAAGGTTTCGACAGTGCGTTTGCCACTCAGCTTACCAACAACCTTAGTGAATACCGCACTAAGTTTAATGCATTAGTGCAAGCGCAAATAGCCATCGGGCTAGATCATAAAAGTGGTTTACTGGGTGAAATGCGACAAACTATTCATCAGTCTGAAAAAGCACTTGATGCATTAGTTACCGATGCTGACGAAAGCATCACAGCAGCCGAAGAACGAGCCATGTTTATTGCAACGGTTCTGTTTTTAATTATTGTGATTATTCTGGTAGCAATGATTATTTTAACGAGCCAAAGCATTGTAGGGCCAACGACAAAAGTACAAGAAACGATTGAAGAAGTACGTAAAAATAACGACTTAACCTTAAGAATTAAGAAAGAAGGTAGTGACGAGCTGACCGCAATGAGTGACGACTTCAATTCATTGATGAACGATTTCCAAGACTTAATTCACAATGTGATTGGTGCACTTTATACATTAGATAGTGCAACAACCTCGTTGTCACAAAATGTAACGTCTACCAGCGATGGTATGATACAACAGCAAATGGAAAGTGACCTAGTAGCGACGGCTGCCACCGAAATGCAAGCAAGCATTGAAGAAGTAGCAGCCAATACGACTTTAGCTGCGCAGAAGGCGGAATCTACGGCTGAAAATGCCGAAAAAGGGAAAGTTGTTGTAAATAGTACGGTAGCTCATATTAACCGCTTATCTGAACGCTTAAGTGCAGCTTCTGAAGTGGTAGCGCAATTAGAATCAGACAGTCAAACGATAGGTTCGGTGCTTGATGTAATACGCGGTATTGCAGAACAAACTAACTTATTAGCATTGAATGCAGCCATTGAGGCAGCGCGAGCGGGCGAGCAAGGTAGAGGCTTCGCAGTTGTTGCAGACGAAGTAAGAAACTTAGCAATGCGCACGCAACAGTCGACTCAAGAAATAGAAAGTATTATTGCTAACTTGCAGTCACGCACCACAGAAATTGTTGGCGTAATGACAACGTGCCGTGATGAAGGGCTAGAAAGTGCTGAGCAAGCGAAGAGCGCGGGTGATGTATTGAATCATATCACTGAAGATGTGAATAACATTATGGATATGAACACCCAAATTGCGACAGCCATTGACGAGCAAAGCTCGGTAGCCGCAGAAGTGAATCAAAACGTGGTTAAAATTCGTGACATTGCGGAAATGGTTAACGAAACGACTAAGCAAAATGCACAAACCAGTGAAGAAGTATCAGAACAAGCCACAGTACTGCATAAGTTAGTGGAACAGTTTAAAGTAAATAGTTAATACGGCTACAAGTCGAATATCACACTATAGTCAAAAGCCAGCTTTTTATAGCTGGCTTTTGTTTTTGTGTTTAGTGCTAATGTGAAGGTGGCTTTGTTGAAATAACCTGCTCGTGACTTACTTTTACCTGCTTCAGTTTTTCAGCGACTTTGTGTTTGTATTCAGACCAAAGCGTTTCATGATTTTCAGCGAGTTCTGCTAAATAGCGCCAGCTGTAAATACCAGAGTCATGGCCGTCATCAAACATTAATTTAACCGCGTAATTACCAACATATACAAGTGCATCAATAGCAACATGCTGTTTATTCATCACTAGCTTGTGCTCGGTAGCACCATGCCCACGCACCTCAGCCGAAGGAGAGTGCACCCGTAAAAACTCTGCCGTTAAGTTTACAACCTCATGATTAATATAAATATCAAGGGTTTTGCTAACTTGGTGGTAATGTAACTTAGTAATGGGGGGAAGTTGCGTTGATGTGGGCGTAGATGAAGACGTCATTATTGGCCGCCAAAATGATTACTAGTAGGTGATAAAAGGCGGTCAACTGTATAAGTAAACCGCCTGGTGAATGAGTTATAAAATGAAGCGACTTAAATCTTCATCTTCTATTAGCTCGCCTAGGTATTTTTCAACATAAGCTTCGTCAATAGTGATAGATTCGCCTGACTTGTCAGACGCGTCGAATGATAGCTCTTCCATCAATTTTTCAAGCACAGTGTGTAAACGACGTGCACCAATGTTTTCGGTTTTCTCGTTTACGTGCCAAGCTGAACTCGCAATACGCTCAATACCAGACTGATCAAAATTAATGTCTAATCCTTCTGTTGCCATTAGTGCTTTGTACTGTTCAGTTAGCGAGGCATTTGGCTCGGTTAAAATACGCTCAAAGTCATTTGTGCTTAGCGCTTGTAACTCTACACGAATTGGTAAACGGCCTTGAAGTTCAGGTATTAAGTCAGATGGCTTTGACATTTGAAATGCACCAGATGCGATAAACAAGATGTGATCCGTTTTCACCATGCCGTGCTTAGTGGTAACAGTAGAGCCTTCTACTAGTGGTAGTAGGTCGCGCTGTACGCCTTCGCGAGAAACGTCTGGACCTGAGCTTTCACCGCGCTTACAAATTTTATCGATTTCATCAATAAACACGATGCCGTTTTGCTCAACCATGTCGATTGCTTTTTCTTTAAGATCTTCTTGGTTAACCATTTTTGCCGCTTCTTCTTCAGTGGCGAGTTTAATCGCTTCACTAATTTTCATTTTACGGCTTTTGGTTTTTTCTGTGCCCAAGTTTTGGAACATGCTTTGTAATTGATTCGTCATGTCTTCCATGCCTGGAGGTGCCATAAACTCCACACTCATTTGTGGTGCAGCTAAATCAATTTCAATTTCTTTGTCATCAAGCTTGCCTTCGCGTAGCTTCTTACGAAAAGCTTGACGCGTGCTGGTGTTTTCAGGCTCTTGCTCTTCACCCCAATTGCTTTTTGCTGGTGGTAATAACACGTCTAAAATACGTTCTTCAGCAGCTTCTTCTGCACGAAAACGTACTTTTTCCACTTCTTGTTCACGTGTCATTTTAATCGAGATGTCGGCCAAGTCGCGGATAATAGTCTCAACTTCTTTACCTACATAACCAACTTCAGTGAACTTGGTGGCTTCAACTTTGATAAACGGTGCGTTAGCCAGTTTTGCTAAACGGCGCGCAATTTCTGTTTTACCTACACCTGTAGGGCCAATCATAAGAATATTTTTGGGTGTAACTTCTACACGCAAGTTTTCTTCTAACTGCATTCTGCGCCAGCGATTACGTAATGCAATGGCAACTGCGCGCTTTGCTGAGTCTTGTCCGATAATATGGCTATCTAATTCATGAACAATTTCACGAGGGGTCATTGCTGACATAATGATATCCTGTGTTATAAAACTTCGAGAGTTTGGAAATTATTAGTATATACGCAGATGTCACCAGCAATTTTTAAGCTTTTTTCTACGATTTCACTTGCAGGTAACTCTGTGTTTTCAAGAAGGGCAGTTGCTGCGGCTTGTGCGAAAGAGCCGCCACTACCTATGGCAATAAGGTCATTTTCTGGTTGGATAACGTCGCCGTTGCCAGAAATAACAAACGATGCGGTGTGGTCGGCCACGGCGAGCAATGCTTCTAATTTGCGTAATGCTCGGTCTGAGCGCCATTCTTTTGCTAATTCTACTGCTGCTTTGGTCAAGTGACCTTGATGCATTTCAAGCTTGCTTTCAAACTTTTCAAACAAGGTAAATGCGTCGGCAGTACCGCCAGCAAAACCAGCTAGTACT
This is a stretch of genomic DNA from Flocculibacter collagenilyticus. It encodes these proteins:
- a CDS encoding DNA/RNA non-specific endonuclease, giving the protein MDIAVDDRRDGYDEYFLSNNTPITFPRISLALAGDVLHPPELPDDETVIPYIHYSIVMSKSTKQALYSAANVDNNAQVTISGSAGRRWFVDSRIGKQNQIVNDAYVGTPWDRGHLTRRTAVTWGDYDTALAASNDSCSYANASMQHKRFNEDEWRLPEKAIADFQLAKHGKLIVMTGPIFTTCDRYYAKRIDWEPVRIPSGFWKTVSYLDNQTEQLVTAAYILFQDIDTLKTKKGKQRIQLRFFRVTTTELQLWTGLEFDHKMFDSNPLKFYSGPEAVRITSLKEMSDESEAILAAGIVDQRAIHEARKKMALSSLYDLIDELSWF
- a CDS encoding gamma-butyrobetaine hydroxylase-like domain-containing protein, translating into MTSSSTPTSTQLPPITKLHYHQVSKTLDIYINHEVVNLTAEFLRVHSPSAEVRGHGATEHKLVMNKQHVAIDALVYVGNYAVKLMFDDGHDSGIYSWRYLAELAENHETLWSEYKHKVAEKLKQVKVSHEQVISTKPPSH
- a CDS encoding methyl-accepting chemotaxis protein, translated to MKLLREISIQNRLRLNGILIIAGMIALLGLMFYNLKHEINLGQAAKHIEQFNSEMLTLRRNEKDFLARKDLKYHDSFNKNFKTLQADIAKVTKELDNVGLDASELEKFGKVVQNYANKFNQLVEMQKTIGLHSKDGLYGDLRGAVHNVEDLLKQRESYKLLANMLQLRRNEKDFMLRNDTKYLDKFDSNLAKFDQSIKEEGFDSAFATQLTNNLSEYRTKFNALVQAQIAIGLDHKSGLLGEMRQTIHQSEKALDALVTDADESITAAEERAMFIATVLFLIIVIILVAMIILTSQSIVGPTTKVQETIEEVRKNNDLTLRIKKEGSDELTAMSDDFNSLMNDFQDLIHNVIGALYTLDSATTSLSQNVTSTSDGMIQQQMESDLVATAATEMQASIEEVAANTTLAAQKAESTAENAEKGKVVVNSTVAHINRLSERLSAASEVVAQLESDSQTIGSVLDVIRGIAEQTNLLALNAAIEAARAGEQGRGFAVVADEVRNLAMRTQQSTQEIESIIANLQSRTTEIVGVMTTCRDEGLESAEQAKSAGDVLNHITEDVNNIMDMNTQIATAIDEQSSVAAEVNQNVVKIRDIAEMVNETTKQNAQTSEEVSEQATVLHKLVEQFKVNS
- the hslU gene encoding HslU--HslV peptidase ATPase subunit, whose product is MSAMTPREIVHELDSHIIGQDSAKRAVAIALRNRWRRMQLEENLRVEVTPKNILMIGPTGVGKTEIARRLAKLANAPFIKVEATKFTEVGYVGKEVETIIRDLADISIKMTREQEVEKVRFRAEEAAEERILDVLLPPAKSNWGEEQEPENTSTRQAFRKKLREGKLDDKEIEIDLAAPQMSVEFMAPPGMEDMTNQLQSMFQNLGTEKTKSRKMKISEAIKLATEEEAAKMVNQEDLKEKAIDMVEQNGIVFIDEIDKICKRGESSGPDVSREGVQRDLLPLVEGSTVTTKHGMVKTDHILFIASGAFQMSKPSDLIPELQGRLPIRVELQALSTNDFERILTEPNASLTEQYKALMATEGLDINFDQSGIERIASSAWHVNEKTENIGARRLHTVLEKLMEELSFDASDKSGESITIDEAYVEKYLGELIEDEDLSRFIL
- the hslV gene encoding ATP-dependent protease subunit HslV is translated as MTTIVSVRRDDQVAIGGDGQVSLGNTIMKGNAKKVRRLYNGKVLAGFAGGTADAFTLFEKFESKLEMHQGHLTKAAVELAKEWRSDRALRKLEALLAVADHTASFVISGNGDVIQPENDLIAIGSGGSFAQAAATALLENTELPASEIVEKSLKIAGDICVYTNNFQTLEVL